Proteins from a genomic interval of Caldicellulosiruptor diazotrophicus:
- the dut gene encoding dUTP diphosphatase, whose product MVLKVKRAEDAKDLPLPAYISSGAAGMDLFACVEKEEIINPGEIKLIRTGLYIELPEGYEAQVRPRSGLALKHGITVLNSPGTIDSDYRGEIGVILINLGTEPFVVKRGDRIAQMVVSKFERVEKIEEAEELSTTSRADRGFGSSGV is encoded by the coding sequence ATGGTCTTGAAGGTAAAAAGAGCAGAGGATGCAAAGGATCTGCCGCTTCCAGCATATATATCAAGCGGGGCGGCAGGAATGGACCTGTTCGCGTGTGTTGAAAAAGAAGAGATTATAAACCCCGGTGAGATAAAGCTTATCCGAACAGGTCTTTACATTGAACTTCCGGAAGGATATGAAGCACAGGTACGACCTCGCAGTGGTCTTGCTTTAAAACATGGCATTACTGTTTTAAATTCTCCTGGAACAATCGATAGTGATTACAGAGGGGAGATAGGAGTAATATTAATTAACTTGGGCACGGAGCCTTTTGTAGTAAAGAGAGGAGATAGGATAGCTCAGATGGTAGTTTCAAAGTTTGAAAGAGTAGAAAAGATTGAAGAGGCAGAAGAGCTATCAACAACATCCAGAGCAGACAGAGGATTTGGTTCAAGTGGTGTGTAA
- a CDS encoding PRC-barrel domain-containing protein has product MLLSEIKNSKPVVCQQSGKIVGSSESLELVIDDEGNILSIELKKKRGFRWESTVIPWDDIVVIGEDVIIANIKEGEHE; this is encoded by the coding sequence ATGCTTTTGAGCGAAATAAAAAATTCAAAACCTGTTGTATGTCAGCAGTCAGGCAAAATTGTTGGAAGTTCTGAGTCGTTGGAGTTGGTAATTGACGATGAAGGAAATATACTGAGCATTGAACTAAAAAAGAAACGAGGATTTAGGTGGGAGTCAACAGTAATTCCATGGGATGATATTGTTGTGATTGGTGAGGATGTAATAATTGCAAATATAAAAGAGGGGGAACATGAATGA